CTCAAGATCATCGACCAGGCGATCCAGGCCTTTGGCGGCGGCGGCGTCTCCGACGAGGCAGGGCTCGCCAAAGCCTATGCCCACATCCGCACGCTGCGCTTGGCGGACGGTCCGGACGAGGTGCACAATCGCGCCATTGCCAGACTTGAACTTCGGAAGTATGCAAACACGTCGCACTGAGCATGACGCGGAACGCATGGCGTTCACGCTGACATCGTGCTCAGAATGAAAAAGAGAAATCAGGCTGGCGTGCCAGCCTGATCGCGGGAGCGCCCCGATGCGCTCCCTGAAAAATCGAGTTGAGGGAGCGTCATCGTGGCGGACGGCGTCAGGAAAGACGAAGAATTTTCCGGCACAAGGGAAGTCGAGGAGCGCCATCGTATCAACGAGGCGAACCTCTCGGCCTGGATGCAGGAACACGTCGAGGGTTATCAGGGCCCGCTCAAGGTCCTGCAATTCAAGGGTGGCCAGTCCAACCCGACCTACAAGCTCGAGACCCCCGGCCGCAACTACGTGATGCGCCGCCGGCCGTTCGGTAAATTGTTGCCGTCGGCTCATGCGGTGGATCGCGAGTTCCGCGTCATCGCGGCCCTCGGCAAGCAGAATTTCCCGGTCGCGAAAGCCTACGCGCTGTGCACCGACGACGCGGTGGTCGGCTCGGCCTTCTACATCATGTCGATGGAGGAGGGGCGGGTGTTCTGGGATCCGACGCTGCCGAGCCAGGAGCCTGGTGCGCGCCGCAAGATCTTCACCAGCAAGATCGAGACGCTGGCCAAGCTTCACGTCCTCGATCCCGAAAAGATCGGCCTCGGCGATTTCGGCAAGCCCGGCAATTATTTTGCGCGCCAGGTCGACCGCTGGACCAAGCAGTACCGCGCGTCCGAGACGCAGCATATTCCCGAGTTCGAGAAGCTCGCGGAGTGGCTGCCGAAGACGGTGCCGGAGCAGAAGCGCGTCTCGATTGTGCACGGCGACTATCGCCTCGACAACATGATCTTCCACGCCACCGAGCCGCGGGTGCAGGCGGTGCTGGACTGGGAATTGTCGACGCTCGGCGATCCCATGGCCGACTTCACCTATCTGTTGATGCAGTGGACCATGCCGGGCCTTGCCAACGCCGACCTCAAGGCGTTGAACATTCCGAGCCAGGACGAAGCTGCGCAGATCTACTGCAACGTCACCGGCATGGCCGTGCCGGACCTCAACTGGTACTTCTCCTACAATCTGTTCCGCCTCGCCGGCATCACGCAGGGCATTGCGGGCCGCGTCCGCGACGGCACCGCCGCCAACGCCAAGGCCCTCGAGTCGGCCGCGCGCACCGTGCCGCTGTCGAAGGCCTCATGGGAATACGCGCAGAAGGCCGGCGCAACCTGATCCGAAAACGCGGCGCGATCCCCCAGGGTTCGCGCCGCTTTTCTTTTCACCTCGCCCCGCTTGCGGGGAGAGGTCGGAACGCATGCAGCGAAGCGAAATGCGATCCGGGTGAGGGGGGCTCTCCGCGAGTCCGTCCTTCACGCAGTTTGCGGAAGCAACCCCTCACCCCAACCCTCTAAGAGCGAGCTACGCTCGTCTCGACCCCGCAAGAGCGGGGCGAGGGAGTAGAATTGCGCCGTTTCTGCGAACTGCGGCATGTTTCCGCATTGTAGCCATCTGTGACTTGAGTTCGCTGCGCCGCTTTGGCAAGTCAGTCCGGTCAACGCCCGCACTGGTCCTGATCGGACAATTTCACTTTGACCCTTTCCTCGAATCTTCGCGGCAGCCTGTTCATGGCGGCCGCCATGGCCAGCTTCACGGTCAACGACACCATCACCAAGGCGGTGTCGGCGGAACTCAACATCGGGGAGGTCCTGCTGGTCCGCGGCCTGGTCGCGATGGTGCTGGTCGCGGCACTCGCCTGGTATCGCGACGCGCTGCGCAGTTTTGGCGCGCTGCTGATCTGGCCGGTTGGACTGCGCGTCCTTGGCGAGATTGGCGGCACGCTGACCTATCTCTCGGCGATTGCGCAGATCCCGCTCGCCAATGCGTCGGCGATCTTCCAGGCGCTGCCGCTCGTCATCACATTGGGCGCGGCACTGGTGTTCGGCGAGCCGGTCGGCTGGCGGCGCTGGCTTGCGATCGCCACCGGCTTCATCGGCGTGCTGGTCATCGTCCGGCCCGGCGCGGAGGGTTTTAGCCAGGCCGCGCTGTTGGCGCTGGCCTCGGTCGGCTTCTGCGCAGTGCGCGATCTCGCCACCCGCCGCATTCCGAAGCACTTGCCGACGGTGTTCATCACGCTGCTCACGACCGTGACGGTGACGACGGCGGGTGCCGTCGTGCTGGTGCCGCTCGGCGGCTGGAAGCCGCCATCCGGCCATGCGCTCGGCCTGCTTGCATTCGCCGCGGTGCTGATCCTGATCGGCTATCAATGCATCATCGTGTCGCTACGAACCGGTGACATCTCGGCGGTGGCCCCGTTCCGCTACACCGCGCTGCCATGGGCGATGCTGACCGGCTATCTCGCCTTCGGCCACAAGCCCGACGGCGCGATGCTCGCGGGTGCGGCGATCATCGTCGCCTCCGGCCTCTATGCCTTCTACCGCGAGCGCCAGCGCGACAAGCTCCGCCCGGCAGCGACGGGACCGGGCCTGCCGCCGGACGGGTTGTGATGCTTTGTAGGGCGGATTAGCGAAGCGTAATCCGCCGACGGTGTCGCGGCGCAGGAGCGGAGGGTTACGCCTTCGGCTGACCCGCCCTAGGTCCGGATGCACCGAACATCAGTGAATGCCTGTGAACAGCCGGTTCCAGCGCACCGAGGACGGCCAGCGCCACACCTGCCAGGCCGGCGCGTCGTTGCCGATCGAGAAGAAGATCAGCTTGGCCTGTCCGATCAGGTTCTCGAACGGCACGTAACCGACCCCGCCGCGGGCAGGGGGAACGCGGCTGTCGGCCGAGTTGTCGCGGTTGTCGCCCATCGCGAAGAAATGCCCCGGCGGTACCACATAGACCTGCGTGTTGTCGTATTCGGAACGCTCGATGCGATCGAGCGTGTCGTAGCTGACCCCGTTCGGCAGGGTCTCGCGCCAGCGCTTGACGCGGACCGGACGCGGCCTCTCGTCGCGATCGACATAGTCGTCGACCCGCTCGCGCTTGACCGCGGTGCCGTTGATGTACAGCTGCCCGTCGATCATCTGAATGCGATCGCCGGGCAGGCCGATCACGCGCTTGATGAAATCGACGGAGTCGTCGCTCGGCAGCCGGAACACCACGACGTCACCCGGCTTGGGCTCGGAGCCGAAGATGCGGCCCGAGAACAGAGGCGGCGAGAAAGGCAGGGAGTAGTGCGTGTATCCGTAGCTGTACTTCGAGAGAAAAAGGTAGTCGCCGACCAGCAATGTCGATTCCATCGATTCCGACGGGATGTTGAAGGACTGGAACAGGAAGGTGCGGATCACCAGCGCGATGATCAGCGCCTGCACGGCGACGCGGAAGGTTTCCGTCCATCCGCCTTGCTGTCGTTCTTTCTCGGTCGACATGGTCTCCCGGGCTCCCGTTTCGCGCCCTGTAATCGGGGTATCATTTCGCGCAATGCGCGATCAGTCGCGCGACGAAGTCGCCGCAAGCCTCGAGCTGCGACATCTCGACGAATTCATCGGGCGTGTGCGCCTGTGCGATCGATCCGGGGCCGACCACGACGGACGGCACGTCCGCCATGCTGGTGAACAGGCTGGCCTCGGTGCCGAACGCGACCTTGGCGTGGTCGTTGCGGCCGGCAAGCTGCTTGGCGAGCGTGACGATGGCAGCGTCGGCTGCGGTGTCGAGCGCGGGATAGTCGAGGATCTCCTCGAAATCGATGCCGCATTCCGGATGCCGATTGCGCATTGCCGGCTCGATCTCGGCCTTCGCCCAGGCGACGATCGCGTCCGTCACCTCTCTGGACTCGGTGATGCCGATGCCGCGGCATTCGAATTCAACCACGCATTGGTCGGGCACGATGTTCAGCGCGGCGCCGCCGCGGACGATGCTGGTGAGCAGGGTCGAGTGCGGGACGTCGTAGAGGCTGTCGCGCTCGGCGTCCGCGGCCAGCAGCGCAGCACGGCGGCGGATTTCGGTGATCAGGTCTGCCGCGTATTCGATGGCGTTGACGCCGTCGGGCGCGATCGAGGAATGCCGGGCCAGTCCGCGGAACGTGGCGCGCACGCCGTGCTTGCCCTTGTGGCCGATGATCACCTGCATCTGGGTCGGCTCGCCGACAAAACAGCCGAGCGGCTTGATCGGCTTGCGCGCGACCTCGCGCAGCATCGGACGGACGCCGACGCAGCCGATCTCCTCGTCATAGGAGATCGCAAGATTGATCGGCGTCTTGAGCTCAGCCGCGAGCATTTCCGGAACCATCGCGAGGCAGACCGCGACAAAGCCCTTCATGTCGGTGGTGCCGCGACCGTACAGCCGCCCGTCGCGCTCGACCAGTTCGAACGGGTTGTGGCTCCAGTCCTGTCCCGCGACCGGCACGACGTCGGTATGTCCCGACAGCACGAGCCCGGCCTTGTCCGCGGGGCCGACCGTGACCCACAGCGAGGACTTCTGTCCGGTCTGATCGACGATGCGCTGGCCGCCGACGCCAAGCGAGCCGAGATAGCGATCGATATAGTCGATCAGGGGCAGGTTGCTGCGGTCGCTGATGGTGTCGAATGCGACGAGGTCGGCCAGGAGCTTGCGGATACGGTCGGGGCGTTGATTTTGCATGGCCTGTTCGTTTGCGAGGGATTGTGCAGGGAATTGCTGATGTGCCGGCAATCCTGCCAACAAAGTATAACAGCTGGTTTGCCTGCTGGGGCCAAGCAATATTCGGACCGTTGCCGGACGTTGTTGCGGGTCCACCTGCATCGCCCCATGTAGGGGCGGGAGATGGCCATGATCCAGCAACTGCGCATCTACGAAATCTTCGAAAACAACAAGGCCGCGTTCCACGCCCGGTTCCGCGATCACGCGGCGCGGATCATGACGGGGCGCTACGGTTTCAAATTCGCAAGCATGTGGGAAACGAAATTCGGTGACCGCACTGAATTCGTGTATCTGCTCGAATGGCCCGACGAGGCGACCAAGACCGCGCAATGGGCGGCCTTCATGGCCGATCCCGAATGGGCCGAGATCAAGCGGGTCACCCATGCCGAGCATGGCCCGATGGTCGGCCAGATCGAGGACCGGTTGCTGGCCCAGGTGGACTATTCGCCGGCGAGGGGGCGGAGCCTGTTGCTGGGGTAGGGTGCAGTAGCGCAAAGCTCGGACAGATCATGTCGCGAGAAGCGCGGGTGCATGGCGCGCAGCGAACCACAAATTCGATGTCGTCCCGGGCAAGCGAAGCGCGACCCGGGACCCATAACCACGAATGCCAATTGGTTTGCGAAGCTGGAGCCACAGTGCGCTCAACAGCGTAATCCTGTGGTTATGGGTCCCTGCTTTCGCAGGGACGACAGTGGTGATGTGGCGCCGTTATCGCGCCGTACGGACTGACAGGCCCGTCGAACGGAGAATGCCGTCGCTAGATCGGTTTGCCTGTATACGGCATCGACGCGGTGAGGCCGCCGTCGACCGGGATGGCCTGGCCATTGACGTAGGACGCCTCGTCGCTCGCCAGGAACAGTCCCATCGCGGCGAGCTCGTGCGGCTGGCCGGGACGCTTCAAGGGATTCAGCTGGCCGATCTTGTCCTGGGTGCCGCGCTCCTTGGCGCGATCGAACACCGGCTTGGTCATGCCGGTCTCGATCAGGCCCGGGCAGATCGCGTTGATGCGCACGCCGGTGCCGGAGAGCGAGTAGGCGGTGGTCTGGACCAGGCTGATGACGCCGGCCTTGCTCGCGCCGTAGGGATGTCCGCTGGCGCCGGACTTCAGGCCCGCGACCGAGGCGGTGCAGACGATCGAGCCTGAACCTTGCTTGGTCATGTGCGGGATCGAATGCTTGATGGCGAGGAAGGGGCCGATGAGATTGACGCGCAGCACTTCCTGCCAGTGTTCGACGGTCTGGTCGGCGAGCGGGACGAGGCCGCCGCTGACGCCGGCATTGGCCCAGATCGCATCGAGCTTGCCGTACTTCGAAACCGCCTTCTCGATGAAGGCCTTCACGTCGCTCTCCGAGCCGGCATCCGCGGTGACGGCTTCGACGGTGCCGCCGGCATCGCGCACCAGCTTGGCGGTCTCGTTCACGCCATCGCTGCGATCGACCGCGATCAGTTTCGCGCCTTCCTTGGTGAACAGCAGCGACGCCGCGCGGCCGATGCCGCTGCCTGCGCCGGTGATGATGACGGATTTTCCTTCGAGGCGGCCCATGATTCTCTCCCTGCTCGCATGGTCCGTGGCGCGTCTGCCGCGCGACGGAATTCAAACAAAATTTCAAACGTCCGAAGCACTTGAGACGATGTGCGGCGTGACGTACAGCGACGGGGGACAGTATTGAAGGGCTCATCCGATGTCCAATCCAGAGAAGCCTAACGTGACGGTGACGCGGTGGTGGTGGGTGCGTCATGCGCCGGTGCGCAGCGATGGCGGCAACATCTACGGGCAGGAGGATATCGACTGCGACACCGGCGATGTCGAAGTGTTCGAGGCGGTCGCCAAGATGCTGCCGCGCAACGCCGTGTGGTATTCGAGCAATCTGAAGCGCACGCACAAGACCGCGGAAGCGATCTGGGCCGCCGGTTTCCCAAAGCCTGCCAACATGACGCAGGAGCGCGACTTCGCCGAGCTGCATCTCGGCCGGTGGCAGGGCATGAACCGCGCCGCATTTCTCGCCAGCCGTCCGCCCGGCAATCTCTGGTTCGCTGACGTCAACGAGCCTGCGCCCGGCGGCGAGAGTTTCATGGATCTCTACACCCGCGTCTGCCGCACCATCGTGCGGATCACCGCAGCGGAGACCGGCAAGGACATCATTGCGGTCGGCCATGGCGGCGTGATCAGGGCCGCGGTCGGTCTGGCGCTTGGCGGCCAGCCGGATCGGGGTCTGTCGTTTGATATCGACAATGTCTCGGTGACGCGGCTCGATCACATCGCGGCGCCCAACGTGTCGACGTGGCGGTTGCCGATGGTGAACCAGCAGCCCTGGATCGCCGATCCCAGGCACGCCGCGATGCATCAGCCGTCCGGACCTGACGTCAGGCCGGCGAGCAAGCTTGCGTGATTGCTGCTATCGCAACGCCGAAACGCTGCCTAAGCTCAACACAGAATTCAAACGCCTTACATCAGGGAGAGAAACATGACCTTGTTCGACATGAAGGGAAAAGTCGCCGTCATCACCGGCTCGACGCGCGGCATCGGACGCGCCATCGCAGAGCGCATGGCCGAGCACGGCGCCAAGGTCGTGATCTCCTCGCGCAAGGCCGACGTCTGCGAGCAGGTGGCCGCGGAGATCAATGACAGCTACGGCAAGGGCACCGCGGTCGCGATCGCGGCCAACATCTCGTCGAAGGAAAACCTGCAGAACCTGGTCGACGAGAGCAACC
This Bradyrhizobium sp. CCBAU 53421 DNA region includes the following protein-coding sequences:
- a CDS encoding phosphotransferase family protein, which gives rise to MADGVRKDEEFSGTREVEERHRINEANLSAWMQEHVEGYQGPLKVLQFKGGQSNPTYKLETPGRNYVMRRRPFGKLLPSAHAVDREFRVIAALGKQNFPVAKAYALCTDDAVVGSAFYIMSMEEGRVFWDPTLPSQEPGARRKIFTSKIETLAKLHVLDPEKIGLGDFGKPGNYFARQVDRWTKQYRASETQHIPEFEKLAEWLPKTVPEQKRVSIVHGDYRLDNMIFHATEPRVQAVLDWELSTLGDPMADFTYLLMQWTMPGLANADLKALNIPSQDEAAQIYCNVTGMAVPDLNWYFSYNLFRLAGITQGIAGRVRDGTAANAKALESAARTVPLSKASWEYAQKAGAT
- a CDS encoding DMT family transporter; translated protein: MTLSSNLRGSLFMAAAMASFTVNDTITKAVSAELNIGEVLLVRGLVAMVLVAALAWYRDALRSFGALLIWPVGLRVLGEIGGTLTYLSAIAQIPLANASAIFQALPLVITLGAALVFGEPVGWRRWLAIATGFIGVLVIVRPGAEGFSQAALLALASVGFCAVRDLATRRIPKHLPTVFITLLTTVTVTTAGAVVLVPLGGWKPPSGHALGLLAFAAVLILIGYQCIIVSLRTGDISAVAPFRYTALPWAMLTGYLAFGHKPDGAMLAGAAIIVASGLYAFYRERQRDKLRPAATGPGLPPDGL
- the lepB gene encoding signal peptidase I, with amino-acid sequence MSTEKERQQGGWTETFRVAVQALIIALVIRTFLFQSFNIPSESMESTLLVGDYLFLSKYSYGYTHYSLPFSPPLFSGRIFGSEPKPGDVVVFRLPSDDSVDFIKRVIGLPGDRIQMIDGQLYINGTAVKRERVDDYVDRDERPRPVRVKRWRETLPNGVSYDTLDRIERSEYDNTQVYVVPPGHFFAMGDNRDNSADSRVPPARGGVGYVPFENLIGQAKLIFFSIGNDAPAWQVWRWPSSVRWNRLFTGIH
- the argE gene encoding acetylornithine deacetylase; this encodes MQNQRPDRIRKLLADLVAFDTISDRSNLPLIDYIDRYLGSLGVGGQRIVDQTGQKSSLWVTVGPADKAGLVLSGHTDVVPVAGQDWSHNPFELVERDGRLYGRGTTDMKGFVAVCLAMVPEMLAAELKTPINLAISYDEEIGCVGVRPMLREVARKPIKPLGCFVGEPTQMQVIIGHKGKHGVRATFRGLARHSSIAPDGVNAIEYAADLITEIRRRAALLAADAERDSLYDVPHSTLLTSIVRGGAALNIVPDQCVVEFECRGIGITESREVTDAIVAWAKAEIEPAMRNRHPECGIDFEEILDYPALDTAADAAIVTLAKQLAGRNDHAKVAFGTEASLFTSMADVPSVVVGPGSIAQAHTPDEFVEMSQLEACGDFVARLIAHCAK
- a CDS encoding NIPSNAP family protein produces the protein MIQQLRIYEIFENNKAAFHARFRDHAARIMTGRYGFKFASMWETKFGDRTEFVYLLEWPDEATKTAQWAAFMADPEWAEIKRVTHAEHGPMVGQIEDRLLAQVDYSPARGRSLLLG
- a CDS encoding SDR family NAD(P)-dependent oxidoreductase; translated protein: MGRLEGKSVIITGAGSGIGRAASLLFTKEGAKLIAVDRSDGVNETAKLVRDAGGTVEAVTADAGSESDVKAFIEKAVSKYGKLDAIWANAGVSGGLVPLADQTVEHWQEVLRVNLIGPFLAIKHSIPHMTKQGSGSIVCTASVAGLKSGASGHPYGASKAGVISLVQTTAYSLSGTGVRINAICPGLIETGMTKPVFDRAKERGTQDKIGQLNPLKRPGQPHELAAMGLFLASDEASYVNGQAIPVDGGLTASMPYTGKPI
- a CDS encoding histidine phosphatase family protein — its product is MSNPEKPNVTVTRWWWVRHAPVRSDGGNIYGQEDIDCDTGDVEVFEAVAKMLPRNAVWYSSNLKRTHKTAEAIWAAGFPKPANMTQERDFAELHLGRWQGMNRAAFLASRPPGNLWFADVNEPAPGGESFMDLYTRVCRTIVRITAAETGKDIIAVGHGGVIRAAVGLALGGQPDRGLSFDIDNVSVTRLDHIAAPNVSTWRLPMVNQQPWIADPRHAAMHQPSGPDVRPASKLA